In one window of Streptomyces roseofulvus DNA:
- a CDS encoding aldo/keto reductase: protein MSLKNILPGRLGFGTAPLGNMFRAIPDDEARATVEAAWDHGIRFYDTAPFYGAGLAEERLGDVLADKPRDAYVLSTKVGRVVLDEHETDVPDFGEKGGLFEHGNPNKILHEWTAEATERSIEGSLKRLGTDRLDIVWVHDIAQDFHGDAWLGKFEEARTGAFRVLSRLRDEGVIKAWGLGVNKTEPIELTLALDEPQPDGFLLAGRYTLLDHEHALTRLLPMAQEQNVDMVVGGPYSSGILAGGTHFEYQQAPAEIIERVGRLKALAKRHGISVKAAALQFSLAHPASAAVIPGATRPSRIAEDTAALNETIPAAFWSDLRAAGLVSPSAPLPHNA from the coding sequence ATGTCGCTCAAGAACATCCTTCCCGGCCGTCTCGGCTTCGGCACCGCCCCGCTCGGCAACATGTTCCGCGCGATCCCCGACGACGAGGCCCGCGCCACCGTCGAGGCCGCCTGGGACCACGGCATCCGCTTCTACGACACTGCCCCCTTCTACGGCGCCGGCCTCGCCGAGGAGCGGCTCGGCGACGTTCTCGCCGACAAGCCTCGCGACGCGTACGTCCTGTCCACCAAGGTCGGCCGGGTCGTCCTCGACGAGCACGAGACCGACGTCCCGGACTTCGGCGAGAAGGGCGGCCTGTTCGAGCACGGCAACCCGAACAAGATCCTCCACGAGTGGACCGCCGAGGCCACCGAGCGCTCCATCGAGGGCAGCCTCAAGCGGCTCGGCACCGACCGGCTGGACATCGTCTGGGTGCACGACATCGCCCAGGACTTCCACGGCGACGCCTGGCTCGGGAAGTTCGAGGAGGCCCGCACCGGCGCCTTCCGCGTCCTGTCCCGCCTCCGCGACGAGGGCGTCATCAAGGCGTGGGGCCTCGGCGTCAACAAGACCGAGCCCATCGAGCTGACCCTAGCCCTCGACGAGCCGCAGCCCGACGGCTTCCTCCTCGCCGGCCGCTACACCCTCCTCGACCACGAGCACGCCCTCACCCGCCTGCTCCCCATGGCCCAGGAGCAGAACGTCGACATGGTCGTCGGCGGCCCCTACAGCTCCGGCATCCTCGCCGGCGGCACCCACTTCGAGTACCAGCAGGCCCCCGCCGAGATCATCGAGCGCGTCGGCAGGCTCAAGGCCCTGGCCAAGCGGCACGGCATCTCCGTCAAGGCCGCCGCCCTGCAGTTCTCCCTCGCCCACCCCGCCTCCGCCGCCGTCATCCCCGGCGCCACCCGGCCCAGCCGGATCGCCGAGGACACCGCCGCTCTGAACGAGACGATCCCGGCCGCGTTCTGGAGCGATCTGCGCGCCGCCGGACTGGTCAGCCCGTCCGCCCCGCTCCCGCACAACGCCTGA
- a CDS encoding SRPBCC family protein, which produces MASTSVSRVVPASPQQVWDLIGGFDALPDWLPYIPESTALEGGRVRRLANPDGDVIIERLVDFDEAERHYSYAILEAPFPVDGYVSTLRVHTVPGRDDVAEVQWSGRFNPKGATEQEVIDLFTGIYADGLDALHKTLAA; this is translated from the coding sequence ATGGCTTCCACCTCCGTCTCCCGGGTCGTCCCCGCCTCTCCCCAGCAGGTCTGGGACCTGATCGGCGGCTTCGACGCCCTCCCGGACTGGCTTCCGTACATCCCCGAGAGCACCGCTCTCGAAGGCGGCCGGGTCCGCCGTCTGGCCAACCCCGACGGCGACGTCATCATCGAGCGCCTGGTCGACTTCGACGAGGCGGAGCGCCACTACAGCTACGCCATCCTGGAGGCACCGTTCCCCGTCGACGGGTACGTCTCCACCCTCCGCGTCCACACGGTCCCCGGCCGCGACGATGTCGCCGAGGTCCAGTGGTCCGGCCGATTCAACCCCAAGGGCGCCACCGAGCAGGAAGTCATCGACCTGTTCACCGGCATCTACGCCGACGGCCTCGACGCCCTGCACAAGACCCTCGCCGCCTGA